The nucleotide sequence TTGAGAGGACAGAACGGTTTACTAGGACACTGTAGTGTATTAGTTATAGAGGAAACacaagacatgagtgtgtgtgaacctgaaaacACACTGCATTGAGAGGACAGAACGGTTTACTAGGACACTGTAGTGTATTAGTTATAGAGGAAACACAAGAcgtgtgtgaacctgaaaacACACTGCATTGAGAGGACAGAACGGTTTACTAGGACACTGTAGTGTTTTAGTTATAGAGGAAACacaagacatgagtgtgtgtgtgtgtgtgtgaacctgaaaacACAGTAGCAGCGTCTTTAGCTCCAGCAAATGCCTTACatctgtatttattttcattctCTCCTTTAGATGAATACTGATGTTGCAGACAAACTGCCCATTCTGGCAGAAGCAAGTGCAGAACAGGTATTGTGTAGTTTTGTGATTAAAGTATGTTCATTATAGTTAAGTGTACTAATTTTACATCTGCAAAGTAGAAAGTTGACAAAGACTTGATGTAGAGTCAAGCACTGTGTGAACCTGAAAACACACTAGTGGACATTAGTTATAGAGGAAACacaagacatgagtgtgtgtgaacctgaaaacACACTGCATTGAGAGGACAGAACGGTTTACTAGGACACTGTAGTGTATTAGTTATAGAGGAAACacaagacatgagtgtgtgtgtgtgtgtgtgaacctgaaaactagggctgcacgattaatcgaaatcgaaccgcaatcgcgattttGCTTgcgtgcgattatgaaagctcaaaggctgcgattttaattaaataaataaatgcccagtgtgttagcgaagagcggctctgtgatcaggagtaaacgctgctccgtctgaaagactgcgagtttgagtcgcttataacgtgcgtttgaaaaagcagcacgagtcaaacatcttcactaactagtgaagcgttcataaacctgttcaacaaaagacaacgtttaataacatgttttacctcacttcatatcgtcagtcgagtgtgtgtgagctgatgtggcttctcatcacagagtgaggcagacgatgcattattttatagtattctataCAGTGATTAAgtctatgtcaatcagcactgcattataatatactttattattatgaaaatacccttgccggcttgaagaactcaaatacaccatattttgctgcagtcgtgtttattgttgtcatgtttaatcaaagcgtttctatcttctgtttacagcgttagcttcacatccgtgatttcctgaaaactaacgtcattacttctctgaggcaaatttagcttttccgctcgagggcgccctctggctttcagtatgaattaaaaacttttgggtaataaataacaagaaaataatacttaatacattttaaaacttaataaacttaaaaaattataaatttataggacaatccatgtttttcttcaatgtacaggtGTTTTTCtcccccacagtggatgcacaagaggttcatatttcatattaaagacatagactttaagaaattgatatcacagataaacaacacagatttttataataatatatatatatctttttttttttttttttttttttttttacaataactccttaggcttagaccttcctaatgttttttagtcataggctgtctgcatattaataggtaacccagcagttttttttttgtaaaataagttttctgtaaaacattacaaaaataataataattaataataataattagtattagtattatattgttatatttattctgacatactctattttttatttgtaattatgaaaatgttattatatatatatatatatatatatatatatatatatatatatatatatatttatatatatatattatataattattattagtcctattaatatataaacacacaaaatgttatatacacacttttcatttgtaaaaaaaaaaaaaattataataataataacaataatcgcattttaaatcgcaatcgcaattttacccagaataatcgcaattatatattttccccaaatcgtgcagccctactgaAAACACACTGCATTGAGAGGACAGAACGGTTTACTAGGACACTGTAGTGTATTAGTTATAGAGGAAACacaagacatgagtgtgtgtgtgaacctgaaaacACACTGCATTGAGAGGACAGAACGGTTTACTAGGACACTGTAGTGTATTAGTTATAGAGGAAAAacaagacgtgtgtgtgtgtgtgaacctgaaaacACACTGCATTGAGAGGACAGAACGGTTTACTAGGACACTGTAGTGTATTAGTTATAGAGGAAACACAAGAcgtgtgtgaacctgaaaacACACTGCATTGAGAGGACAGAACGGTTTACTAGGACACTGTAGTGTATTAGTTATAGAGGAAACACAAGAcgtgtgtgaacctgaaaacACACTGCATTGAGAGGACAGAACGGTTTACTAGGACACTGTAGTGTATTAGTTATAGAGGAAACacaagacatgagtgtgtgtgtgtgtgtgtgaacctgaaaacACACTGCATTGAGAGGACAGTACGGTTTACTAGGACACTGTAGTGTATTAGTTATAGAGGAAACacaagacatgagtgtgtgtgtgtgtgtgtgaacctgaaaacACACTGCATTGAGAGGACAGAACGGTTTACTAGGACACTGTAGTGTATTAGTTATAGAGGAAACacaagacatgagtgtgtgtgaacctgaaaacACACTGCATTGAGAGGACAGAACGGTTTACTAGGACACTGTAGTGTATTAGTTATAGAGGAAACacaagacatgagtgtgtgtgtgtgtgtgtgtgagcctgaaAACACACTGCATTGAGAGGACAGAACGGTTTACTAGGACACTGTAGTGTATTAGTTATAGAGGAAACacaagacatgagtgtgtgtgtatgtgtgaaccTGAAAACACAGTAGCAGCGTCTTTAGCTCCAGCAAATGCCTTACatctgtatttattttcattctCTCCTTTAGATGAATACTGATGTTGCAGACAAACTGCCCATTCTGGCAGAAGCAAGTGCAGAACAGGTATTGTGTAGTTTTGTGAGAGAACTGACAACACAGTAGCAGTTACTAGGGGTGTACAGATATAATGCGATATAAAAATGTGACTATATGTATCgtttataaggtataattcacacaaacacacatttacaaatGGACCCAGACCTGCAAACTTGTCGCTTTTCGGCGACAATTGCCGTTTTCTTGGTCAATTTGGTCATTTACGTGAATCGCGTAGAActggagagttttttttatttatttatttaattaaaataattaaaaagaaaaacttaTTATATGGTTGCTTTTATTAATTCACTTAAGTAGCTATAGCCTAaatttactggtaaatattacagtgaACACACATCACAGACAATGGCAGACCAAGGCAGCTCTGGCATAATGACAATAACACTTCTATTAATAACTTAGTTTCTTTACAGTTATTGATGTATCTCTTAAATACGGAAAAAAGGTACCGTTGAGTACCGGTACCGAATTGAACTGAAGTGAATATGTCCTCCCCACGTGAGCTgcaacttcattaaaaataaagttcaaccactcattcccagggtttttcctgggtcagaaaTGGTCTTCGGTAGTGGCTGACCAGACATGCGTCAtccacacacatgcatgcacacgcacacatgtGCATACACACCAACAATAAAAGTACCTACCCGCGTGATCTGTGAGCCCAATActgacaataaatgtaaaagaaatgcaaagtattttgtttttttttgctcatcTAATTTTAATATCTCACTATGTATCATGTCTTGATGTTTATTTCTTTAGTACCTCGTTTTTACACAGTGTGCATGGTTTACTGATTAATTATTTTGGCAACAACAATCATTAAAAAgtagcattaaaaatgtaataaagtctAATTCTCtaccatatacaatttaataaaattattggCTATCAACAACTTGCGTCATTCTGGTTTCACCTTATTCTAGTCTAAACTAATTTTTTGGGGGTAATTAACTACACAttatcaaaataaatacatgaaaatactgtggattattaagactaattcttactaacccctcttgtttaatggggtaagcacacttgcattctcatttcagaggtgttgtgagtaaatgattacacaccgattcgtgagttcagtgttggacagatcagttcattaaaataaatcggTTCAAACGAGTAATTagtgggcctggtgtctataaaagcttttctttgactaacaaggaagttttcagctctgaccttttatatatcaaaagctcaagggaaaattgatttctcaattcatcacccctttaatctTGTTGCATGGGATGCATTTCTAACAACATAGGGCTATTTAGATAAACAATCTGGTGAGCGTGTTGTTTTAGGCTAATACACCAACACCAAATTGTCATTTGCATattaaaatctcaaaaaatttgagCCGGAGGCACGTCCtcccccaccaccaccccccGCAACACTGTCACCTTTTTTACTCTGAGGAGTTTGCAGGTCTGTGTACCACAAATGTGAACTGTCATCATGAACTCGCCATCATGTTGTTTTTCGTTTAACTTCCaatcacaaatgaagatattctttatgaaacctaagggatttctgtccctccatttaaaCTAATCaagtgtctaatccaaatccaagtcttctgaggAGACACGAGTGACGGCttttgatgaacagatttacagcgacgcacatactgtagtaaacacagaCGCTCAGATGATTGCGTGACAAGGAAAACAACGAGAGAGTAAATACAGAATTAAAGTTCTCAgatgagctaaacatttacagtcTGAGAGCGGTCATGTTGAGCATGATGAGCTTTCCTGTGATTAGAGCTGTGACGGATTGCACTgatcatctgaagcgcacacacactcctcaaagtcaaagcgcaaacagcatttaaatcacatttagttttagtagtatgattgTGGAAAGCCCGGATGCGAATTACGCAATTTGcacgagtgatttacatgttaagtcaatgcagagacgcgtCTTAACTCGGCTAGTCCTTCTGCCGCTGCCTGGCTGAAGCCCCTCCCATGTCATGAATTctcgtctgttgtgtagtgaatgtcacacacacaaatgaagcTAATTTATTCGTGTCTGGTGTGAACAGCATTAGCCTGCATTGAATGCGCGAGTAATACCTGAGGGAAAAAACTGAAAGTGTTAGTGACATTATAACATTAAAcgactatatataatgttgaatataatttataatgatgcaatgggggaatatttgtgggtcctaataataatacgcaaataataacaatattattttaataataataaaaaagtttaaaaaactattttctttatgttggcttaaaatatcgggatacatatcgtattgtgagtttagtattgttatatatatatatatatatatatatatatatatatatatatatatatatatatatatatatatatatatatatatatatatatattggccgggactcgataaaaattttttatctaattaattagagtctttgtaattaattaatcgaaattaatcgcattttaattgcatataaatatttgacctgagaacaatgagaagtaatttttcacatggatttttagtataccattgaataatgactgaatacataagcttaatcaacaaaatattgtttatttatttcagtccagcagaccagtgcaatgtttgccattaagtgaaGCAAAAgcgtatttgtgatatttgaggctcgatgtgctgcggtgatacgcacattccttgttgtatagcttgcacacaaccatgctcttgtcgacgcttccatcctttcgttttttttaaattaaaacaacatttttttgcgtaattaattaacgcgttaaagtcccgtaattaattaatcttaattaacgcgttaaagtcccggcccttatatatatatatatatatatatatatatatatatatatatatatatatatatatataatgtatatgtgtgtgtgtgtattgtattgttacacccctagttacTATTGCTACTGCTATTGCTACTGTGGTATCGACAATTTCTGTCAATACCTCTGCGGCCCACAGTTTAGCAAATCCAAGTGTGTAAATCTGCAAAATAGAAAGTATATACTTTGATGTAATTATACTtggatataataatatttcttaTGTGTACATGCTTTTGTTATAAAATTGTACAGTTAGAGGAAGCTAAAATACACTATATCCGACTCCTCTTCCTTGTTATTAAATAGTGTCACAAACATGAATTGGTCCATGCAACTGTTTCATGCCTGGACAAATGCACAGTATGTTTGGGATCGGGAATGTCTTCTCTTAAGTGGATTGGTTTCAAATGCAAAGGTGAGTGAGCCAAtttctaaattaattttatctcactttttaaaattgtatcaAATTGTTTAATGAAGAGTATTCAGTGAATGATgatttatttttgaaatatattttatgactgtaaaataataaaatggcaAAATGTGTTTTAGTGTAGATATATTGATATTAACTGCCTGTTGTATTTCAGTTTGTTCTGGTGTGTGGCACAAGTATTGTCTCAAGCAAGTATTGCCTGAGGTATGGCAGATTTACTTTTGTAAGTACCATttcatttgttatttaaaaaacaatgtgttatttaaacatgttttatattttttaggATAAACATAATTTCAGCTCCGAGGATGATAATGAATCAGATGAGGACATGCATGAAGATAAGAACTATGTACCAGACAGCGACTCTGAATCTGATTCAGACACAAGTTCTTTGGATGTGTCTCTTCTGTCCCAGGGTCCCCTCTCAGGGAATATTGAAGCAAATCATACTATAACAAAAAACACTGATGAAACAAAAGAAGAAGCAAAAGATGACACAGCAGGTGTTAATGGGATAAACTACTGTTACATATGTCAAAAACCTCAGTCTAAACTTGCCAGACATCTAGAGAAACACAAGACCGAAGCAGAGGTGATGGAGGCTCTCAGTTATCCAAAACGTTCAGAGAAAAGACGACGACTTCTGGAGAAGTTACGAAATCGTGGTAACTTTCAGCACAATGTAGACGTTTTAAAAAATGGAACagggcaaattaaattaaaaagaacATCTAAGCAGTCAAAATTTATTCACTGTGTCTATTGCAAAGGAATGTTTTCTCGCAAAGAATTGTGGcgacactctcgcagatgccaCTTTATGCCCGGACGGGCTTCTGGTGAGTCTACAAAGTCCAAAGTCTTGAGCTTGGCCACAACTGCGCAGTCTGTGTTCTCAGAAAGTATTTCTCAAGGGGTTTGGAAGCTTCTTGACCCAATGAGACAGGATGACATATCAACGGTTGTTCGTAATGATTATGGCATTTTGCAGCTGGCACAAACTCTGTACAACAAGCATGGAGCTGACACTACAAAATATGAGTATATTCGTCAGAAGTTAAGGGAACTTGCACGTGTGTTGTTGGTTTTGCGTGGCGATTCGATATACAGCATCGAAGACGCTGTTAAGCCTGGTAATTTTCTCAAAGTGGTCAAAGCTGTGAAAAAAGTGTCTGGTTTTGATGAAGAAAACAACTCCTACGCCGCACCAAGTCTTGCTCTAAAAATAGGGCATTCTCTGCAGAAAATAGCTGACATAATTTACTGTAGAGCTTTAATGACAGAAAACGAAGGCTTGATCAAATCATCTGAAGCTTTCAAGTCACTTTACTCCACAAAGTGGTGTGAGCTTGTATCACACTCTGCCCTGAACACACTTAGTGAGAAAAAATTCAACAAACCATCGACCTTGCCTTTTACCCAGGATGTACAATTTCTTCACACTCACCTGGAACAGGCTGCAAAGGCTACATTTGACAAACTGAAGAAAGAAGCATCTCCCCAGAGTTACGCTGACCTTGCAAAAGCCACTCTTGCTCAGGCAATAGTTTTTAATCGAAGGCGTGCAGGAGAGGTGTCCAAAATGCGCTTGAAGAACTTTATTGAAAGAGACAAAAGCCCACTCCATGTTGATGTGTCCTTGGGATTAACCCAGTTTGAAAAGAAACTCTGTAAACACTTCACTCGGGTAGAAATCAGGGGCAAAcgtggacgaaaagttgcagTCCTCCTAACACCACAAATGGTGGAATCCCTGAATCTATTAGTCAGCAGAAGAATTGAATGTGGTGTGCAGGATGTCAATATCTTTCTCTTTGCTAGACCAAAATGTTCAAGTTACTACAGAGGTCAAGACAGCTTGAGACTTCATGCAGAAAAGTGTGGTGCCAAAAAACCAGAATATCTACGCTCAACCCAGCTCAGGAAACATGTTGCAACCCTGTCACAAATTTTAAACCTCAAAGACAACGAGTTAGATCAGGTGGCTGACTTTCTTGGACATGATATACGTGTCCACCGTGATCACTACAGACTGCCTGAGGCGACAATTCAGCTTGCGAAAATCTCAAAGCTACTTTTAGCAATGGACAAAGGTTGTCTTGGAAACATCCAGGGGAAGTCACTTGATGAGATTCAAATTGAAGgtattttgtatatttattgcaaaatgtGCTGTAGATGCTTTTCCAATACCAGTCCCAACATTTACATACAAGAGTATTGGACTTAATTAACATTATGATTTCAGATCAGATCCAGTTAACTGATACTGAAGATGAAGCAGATGACGAACTTGATGGCTCCAGTTCATTTGGCAGACCAAATGAAATGTCAACATCTACACAAGAAGCCTGCAAGAGTGGAGgtaattataatgtataattttttggtaacactattTTAAGGGTCCTGAAttatgcattagttaagcataaTTAATGATTAGCTTATCAGTGTCTTGCACACCACATTCAATTATTTTGCTGACTAAGTAAGGGCATCTTAGCCATTATTTACAAattattaaacatttgaaagatacacatttattttataaataacaaaaataacctAATAATTATTGACTAACTAAATGTATAGTAAATACCTTTTGGCCATTATTTACTTATTATTTAATAAGCCACATAGTAATTTTATGTAGTGATGTAATCATATTGCTGTGCCATTCTGTTGTTAAGTTAGCTGAACAATACACCAGTAATTGTTTAATTATTGCTGCTTTTGCAGCTATAAAGGgctaaaataatgcaataaagaCAGTTTGACACACCGTTATCAGTCAATAAGTGCCATAATTAATGTGGATATTTCAGTTTATTAACAAGAAATAAGCCAATAATGAAGTTAACTACCATCTATAGAGGTCTAATAAAGACAATTTGACCCCCCTATTCTAAATGCGAGTTTTATCCTCATTAAATATGACACTTATTGagtgatatttcagtttattaaccagaataagccaataataaagcctaactaccattaataGAGTTCTAATAAAGACAATTTGACCCCCCTATTCTAAATGCGAGTTTTATCCTCATTAAATATGACACTTATTGagtgatatttcagtttattaaccagaataagccaataataaagcctaactaccattaataGAGATCTAATAAAGACTATTTGACCCCCCTATTCTAAATCCGAGTTTTATCCtcattaaatatgacatttattgagtgatatttaagtttattaacCAAAATAAGCCAATAATAaagcctaactaccattaataGAGTTCTAATAAAGACTATTTGACCCCCCTATTCTAAATCCGAGTTTTATCCtcattaaatatgacatttattgagtgatatttaagtttattaacCAAAATAAGCCAATAATAaagcctaactaccattaataGAGTTCTAATAAAGACTATTTGACCCCCCTATTCTAAATGCGAGTTTTATCCTCATTAAATATGACACTTATTGCTGTGTCATGAGTTGCATGTCTGTAAAACTCAGCGCTGCGTTTCCCTTCTGAATCCAGTAACGCATCGCGTCCTCTTTGTCACTTTTTAAACTTTCAGACTTGGCTCTGTTGAGGTAAAAACAATTAATCATGttgattttagtttatttttgttCATAACATGTCATAGAAATGCATGTAATATTAAAGTTACATGCATTATGTAACATTTTGTGAACTAAATtgtaacagttttttttattattatttttttatattaaacatgTCATACtgcaatgttttcttttttaggGACTGAACGTGTTGAAAACCGTGGGAAACGGATGTGGTCAAAAGCAGAAGTTGCTGCTGTGAATCgacattttaaaaatcacataGCCAAAGGCCATTTGGCCACAAAATCTGAGTGTCTCCAATGTAAATCTGCTGAAGAGCATGTGCTACAATACCGGTCGGTACAAAACATCAGGGATTTTGTGAGAAACCGAGGTATAACAGCCAAAAGGAGGAGTCAATATGAAAGTGCATGAGTGCCATTTATGAAATGCGGCCTTAagtcattacattttattagacTGTTTTagcatatttttaaatgttgcctGGGTTATTTACACTTCACTTCTTTGTTAATGTGACCTGTTTTACAATAAGATGTTCAAGTTTCTTTATTCAATATAGCTGCTTTCTcagttattgttgttttttgttttaaagggatagttcaacccaAAATAGAAAATTTGTCATGgcttattcaccctcaagttgttccaagcAAGACAGCTGACTGTAGCCACTGACTTTttatgataatatttttcctaccatggaagtcaGTGGCTATAGTCTGGCTTTCAACATTCTTCACTCTTTCATCtgttgtgttcagcagaacaaagaaactcacacaggtttggaacaacttgagggtgaataagcCATGACAAAATTtctattttggggtgaactatccctttaggtcatgaaattgaagttttttttaattgactGACAATTTGTAGATGTTTTTGATGGGTTTTTTTTGTCTGTAGCATAGTGTTCAAGTGacatattttaaagggatagttcacccagaaatgaaaattgtcatcacttattgtcacaattcaccagtgtgagtgcccgtgatcaccaccagagggcactccaccccggactggtactccatcacaaactacaaggactccgcctcctgccccgagtccgaagaggactccgcctcctgccccgagtccggagaggactccgcctcctgccccgacTCTGGagaggactccgcctcctgccAAGAGTCCGGagaggactccgcctcctgccccgagttCAGAGAGGACTCTGGCTGGACCACCTGCTCTGTCTGCTctgccgtgggggtcttcaaccgcacctgcgctgctgtggtggtcgtctgcgccgccgtgggggtcttcaacctcacctgcgctgctgtggtggtcgtctgcgccgccgtgggggtcttcaacctcacctgcgctgctgtggtggtcgtctgcgccgccgtgggggtcttcaaccgcacctgcgctgctgtggtggtcgtctgcgccgccgtgggggtcttcaaccgcacctgcgctgctgtggtggtcgtctgcgccgccgtgggggtcttcaacctcacctgcgctgctgtggtggtcgtctgcgccgccgtgggggtcttcaacctcacctgcgctgctgtggtggtcgtctgcgccgccgtgggggtcttcaaccgcacctgcgctgctgtggtggtcgtctgcaCCGCCGTGGAGGTCTTCAACCTCAcctgcgctgctgtggtggtcgtctgcaccgccgtgggggtcttcaaccgcacctgcgctgctgtggtggtcgtctgcgccgccgtgggggtcttcaaccGCACCTGtgctgctgtggtggtcgtctgcaccgccgtgggggtcttcaaccTCACCTGcactgctgtggtggtcgtctgctccACCGTGGGAGTCTTCAAGACCGCCGGCTCCGCTCCGGTCGCctgcgccaccctggtcatctgcccggtctgcgccaccctggtcatctgcccaGCCAGCTCTATTCTGGCCTCCTGCTCTGCCTGAATCTTCCACTACATGGGCCTGGAGATTCAGGCAGAGCAGGAGGCCAGAATAGAGCTGGCtgggcagatgaccagggtggcgcagaccgggcagatgaccagggtggcgcagGCGACCGGAGCGGAGCCGGCGGTCTTGAAGACTCCCACGGTggagcagacgaccaccacagcagcgcaggtgaggttgaagacccccacggcggcgcagacgaccaccacagcagcaCAGGTGCggttgaagacccccacggcggcgcagacgaccaccacagcagcgcaggtgcggttgaagacccccacggcggcgcagacgaccaccacagcagcgcaggtgcggttgaagacccccacggcagagcagacgaccaccacagcagcgcaggtgcggttgaagacccccacggcggcgcagacgaccaccacagcagcgcaggtgcggttgaagacccccacggcggcgcagacgaccaccacagcagcgcaggtgcggttgaagacccccacggcggcgcagacgaccaccacagcagcgcaggtgaggttgaagacccccacggcagagcagacgaccaccacagcagcgcaggtgaggttgaagacccccacggcggcgcagacgaccaccacagcagcgcaggtgcggttgaagacccccacggcggcgcagacgaccaccacagcagcgcaggtgcggttgaagacccccacggcagAGCAGACAGAGCAGGTGGTCCAGCCAGAGTCCTCTCTGaactcggggcaggaggcggagtcctctccggactcggggcaggaggcggagtcctctCCAGAgtcggggcaggaggcggagtcctcttcggactcggggcaggaggcggagtcctctccggactcggggcaggaggcggagtccttgtagtttgtgatggagtgacagtccggggtggagtgccctctggtggtgatcacgggcactcacactggtgaattatGACacttattcaccctcaagttgttccaagcctgtgtgagtttctttgttctgctgaacacaacaGATGAAAGAGTGAAGAATGTTGAAAGCAAGACAGCTGACTGTAGCCACTGACTTTttatgataatatttttcctaccatggaagtcaGTGGCTACAGTCTGGCTTTCAACATTCTTCACTCTTTCATCtgttgtgttcagcagaacaaagaaactcacacaggcttggaacaacttgagggtgaataagccatgacaaaattttcatttttgggtgaactaatccttaaataataatagtattgtCTGCACTGAAGATGGCAAGATAACAAATGAATTGgtgtttacattgttttaaagcaCTTCACAATATTAAATACAAAACATTAATGTGGTTAAAActtgtcaattttttttttgcttgctCAACTGCTTAGTTGCCAGTCTTGCCACCTCTCTTAGGCCTCTTTAATGAAGGGGAGGTATTGTTCGGTCATTAccagggaggatgtttcagtaAAATCTTACTATAATAGCTGTTGAAAACTTGC is from Pseudorasbora parva isolate DD20220531a chromosome 10, ASM2467924v1, whole genome shotgun sequence and encodes:
- the LOC137090575 gene encoding uncharacterized protein isoform X2; amino-acid sequence: MESGTRRRRLKPMQDAEENIKFKTDKPNLEQQCINRFKGRGVFTKQLILKGDFVAEYRGLLTQEQESSGVFLFDFPWKGQIWCMDASEEDGSLGRLVNDSHKPNCKMKVVTVNNSPHLCLFAICDIFPGEEVTYNYGPSEWPWRSQMNTDVADKLPILAEASAEQMNTDVADKLPILAEASAEQMNTDVADKLPILAEASAEQCHKHELVHATVSCLDKCTVCLGSGMSSLKWIGFKCKVCSGVWHKYCLKQVLPEDKHNFSSEDDNESDEDMHEDKNYVPDSDSESDSDTSSLDVSLLSQGPLSGNIEANHTITKNTDETKEEAKDDTAGVNGINYCYICQKPQSKLARHLEKHKTEAEVMEALSYPKRSEKRRRLLEKLRNRGNFQHNVDVLKNGTGQIKLKRTSKQSKFIHCVYCKGMFSRKELWRHSRRCHFMPGRASGESTKSKVLSLATTAQSVFSESISQGVWKLLDPMRQDDISTVVRNDYGILQLAQTLYNKHGADTTKYEYIRQKLRELARVLLVLRGDSIYSIEDAVKPGNFLKVVKAVKKVSGFDEENNSYAAPSLALKIGHSLQKIADIIYCRALMTENEGLIKSSEAFKSLYSTKWCELVSHSALNTLSEKKFNKPSTLPFTQDVQFLHTHLEQAAKATFDKLKKEASPQSYADLAKATLAQAIVFNRRRAGEVSKMRLKNFIERDKSPLHVDVSLGLTQFEKKLCKHFTRVEIRGKRGRKVAVLLTPQMVESLNLLVSRRIECGVQDVNIFLFARPKCSSYYRGQDSLRLHAEKCGAKKPEYLRSTQLRKHVATLSQILNLKDNELDQVADFLGHDIRVHRDHYRLPEATIQLAKISKLLLAMDKGCLGNIQGKSLDEIQIEDQIQLTDTEDEADDELDGSSSFGRPNEMSTSTQEACKSGGTERVENRGKRMWSKAEVAAVNRHFKNHIAKGHLATKSECLQCKSAEEHVLQYRSVQNIRDFVRNRGITAKRRSQYESA
- the LOC137090575 gene encoding uncharacterized protein isoform X1 → MESGTRRRRLKPMQDAEENIKFKTDKPNLEQQCINRFKGRGVFTKQLILKGDFVAEYRGLLTQEQESSGVFLFDFPWKGQIWCMDASEEDGSLGRLVNDSHKPNCKMKVVTVNNSPHLCLFAICDIFPGEEVTYNYGPSEWPWRSQMNTDVADKLPILAEASAEQMNTDVADKLPILAEASAEQMNTDVADKLPILAEASAEQCHKHELVHATVSCLDKCTVCLGSGMSSLKWIGFKCKVCSGVWHKYCLKQVLPEDKHNFSSEDDNESDEDMHEDKNYVPDSDSESDSDTSSLDVSLLSQGPLSGNIEANHTITKNTDETKEEAKDDTAGVNGINYCYICQKPQSKLARHLEKHKTEAEVMEALSYPKRSEKRRRLLEKLRNRGNFQHNVDVLKNGTGQIKLKRTSKQSKFIHCVYCKGMFSRKELWRHSRRCHFMPGRASGESTKSKVLSLATTAQSVFSESISQGVWKLLDPMRQDDISTVVRNDYGILQLAQTLYNKHGADTTKYEYIRQKLRELARVLLVLRGDSIYSIEDAVKPGNFLKVVKAVKKVSGFDEENNSYAAPSLALKIGHSLQKIADIIYCRALMTENEGLIKSSEAFKSLYSTKWCELVSHSALNTLSEKKFNKPSTLPFTQDVQFLHTHLEQAAKATFDKLKKEASPQSYADLAKATLAQAIVFNRRRAGEVSKMRLKNFIERDKSPLHVDVSLGLTQFEKKLCKHFTRVEIRGKRGRKVAVLLTPQMVESLNLLVSRRIECGVQDVNIFLFARPKCSSYYRGQDSLRLHAEKCGAKKPEYLRSTQLRKHVATLSQILNLKDNELDQVADFLGHDIRVHRDHYRLPEATIQLAKISKLLLAMDKGCLGNIQGKSLDEIQIEDQIQLTDTEDEADDELDGSSSFGRPNEMSTSTQEACKSGGTERVENRGKRMWSKAEVAAVNRHFKNHIAKGHLATKSECLQCKSAEEHVLQYRSVQNIRDFVRNRGITAKRRSQYESA